TCCCATGGGCGGGTGCGGCACAGCCAAGGACCCCCACACTTACGAACTCGGTATGACGTATCGCCCAGCAAACAAGTCGTTATTTGAAGAGGTGAATCTGTATTCGAGACGCTGAACCCTTCTCAGCACTCGCTGCTTTGCCTTACAGTAATTGGTGTATGCTGCGTCCAATGGCTTGAGTTCATGGTTTTGGGTCGCAAGCAAAGCCAGACTATAACGCCGCCTGAGCAAGGATGTTGAAGGCGCGCCACTACATGAAATTCTTGTTTGGTTCGATGCTCATTCTTGCTTTGTCTCGTTGCTTAAAGCCGTGTTGGATGCGATGCTTTGTGGATAGACGCTTGACATGCACATGGAGTGCCATGGTCGTAACTTTGCATCTTTTTTAGTGAGCGCAAAGCGGGGAACTGGCATTTCATAGCTACATGGAGATAGATATGCTTTGAGTAGCTGGCTTGTGGTCGTATCTCATGCATTCTGCTCGGTGCGGCACGGTGGTCTTAGCTACGCTAGACATAAGGCCTTctttggggggggggggatgCAGTGAACGATTTTGACAGCACCTCTCCCTCTCCATGGCCTTTCCACTTATGCCGTGGCTTCTGTTAGTGTCTTCAACAGTCATTGTCTACAGTGTTACGAGAAAGAAATGAACGTAGCGAAGTTGAATGCCTTTCAACTTCGGACACAATCTCGATCTGTTTCAAATGCCAGTATACtggccgctgctgctgcacaTTTAGCCTTTTCTCCTCTATCCATAAATCTGAGCTTTGCATACCATGGCTTCTGCAGATCATGATGGAAATCCATCCAGATCGTCCACTTTGCACTTACACGCCGGCGTTGGTGTGGTCTCACATATTCCGTGCCTATATTATTCGATATGCTCATCCCGAGGAACAAAATCTCTCCAAATCGTAgaagacgagacgagacgcAACAAGATGACTACATGAAGAAGATTATAATCCAGAGCGAAGGGAATAGCAAGAAGATGGACAGAACTGAGGGTGATAGGCGCAGTAATGCGGAACCACGACGGACACGTGATAAGACCTTGGTTTCTTTCTGACGTCGAGATGATACTTATTCCAGAGTCTGGTGATGATCTGATCGTGTACCTATTGTGTTGTGTTTTTCGAGTCACCATGACAATTCGCAAATGCAGCAGTTGTTTGTGGTCTGATGCCCTACACGTGCATTCTTTGGGCCGCAACCAGCTATCACGAGTGAAGTTAGATTGAGGTTCTTGAATGGTTTGGTGAGGTTTGTAGGCAACGGAAGTTGCTACAATATCGCTCCTTGGCTTTAGGTAGCCCCACTGTAGAGTGCCTGAAGAAGAGACAACACATCATTGCACAGGCTGAATTGAAGCCTCTACACAATCATGCGAAACGGTTGCACGTGGAGTGATGGCCGGTGCGAATGTGGGGCGGATTTCGGGCGGTCTTGGGGTGACTAACCGTACTTGGAATAGCAGGCATGACGTAGCGAACCCACCAGAAGCTTCCAAGCCGGGAGGCACCACAAGGTTCGAGACAAGGCACGAATACTCGTGATGCGGCTGGTTTTCACCAGACAGTTCTTGAAACAGGCACTTGCCAGTATATAACAATCAAGTACCTCCCAGTTTTTGTCTGCCCCCAGATTTCACAGTACAACCCAACCAAGCCTAGCTACACACGAGTGCCTGACTGCAGGTTCACACCACACGCTACCTCTGGCTTTCACGCCACACACACAAGGCTATAGTCGTATATAACTATGACTTCGTTCGACGCATACACTGATCGTGCCGCCAAGGCTCTTGCAGACAGCTTCGAGCTGGCCAAGGGCTATGCGCACTCTCAACTCACACCTCTACATCTGGCCGTGTCGCTGATCGACCCGCCCAAGGACCTAGCAAACCAGGTCGACATCCCCCCGCCGCCGCTGTTTAAGCAAGTCCTCGAACGCGCCAATGGCGACGCACAACTCTTCGAACGCGCTCTCAAGAAGGCCCTGGTACGGTTACCGAGCCAGGACCCTCCGCCAGAGCGCACGTCGCCTTCGCCCAAGATGGCAGAAATTCTTCGCAACGCAGAAGACCTCAGCCGCACGCAAAAGGACAGCTTCATCGCTGTAGACCACCTCATCCAGTCCCTCTGCAAAGACGCTCAGGTACAACGATGTCTCGCCGACGCAAACGTACCGAATGCGAAGCAGATCGATAACGCCATCCAAGCACTTCGAGGCACTAAGCGCGTAGACTCGAAGACGGCCGATGCTGAGGAGGACAACGAGAACCTGAAGAAGTTTACCATCGATATGACCTCAATGGCACGGGAAGGAAAGATCGACCCTGTCATTGGTCGCGAGGAGGAGATTCGACGTGTTATCCGCATTCTGACAAGACGAACGAAGAACAACCCTGTCTTGATTGGAGAGCCCGGTGTCGGTAAGACAACAGTCGTGGAGGGTCTTGCTCGCCGGATCGTCGACGCAGATGTCCCCGCCAACCTGGCAGCCTGCAAGTTGCTCTCCCTAGACGTCGGTGCTCTCGTTGCTGGCAGCAAGTACCGCGGAGAGTTTGAAGAGCGCATGAAGGGTGTTCTGAAGGAAATTGAGGATTCCAAGGAGATGATAGTATTGTTTGTGGACGAGATCCATTTGCTCATGGGCGCGGGTTCTTCTGGTGAGGGTGGCATGGACGCCGCCAATCTGCTCAAGCCCATGCTCGCCCGTGGACAGCTTCACTGTATTGGCGCAACCACCCTCGCCGAATACCGCAAGTACATTGAGAAGGATGCCGCTTTCGAGCGTCGTTTCCAGCAGGTTCTGGTCAAGGAGCCCTCCATTCCAGAAACCATATCCATTTTGCGTGGTCTGAAGGAGAAGTACGAGACTCATCACGGTGTTACTATCATGGACGGTGCCATCGTAGCTGCTGCCACCTTGGCTGCTCGCTACCTGACTCAAAGACGTCTTCCCGATTCTGCAGTCGACCTGGTTGACGAGGCTGCAGCCGCTGTCCGTGTCACCCGAGAGTCGCAACCCGAAGCGCTGGATAATCTCGAACGTCGCCATCGCCAGCTTCAGATCGAAATTCACGCTCTCGCCCGCGAGAAAGACGAAGCCTCGATCCAGCGACTCAAGGATGCTCGCGCAGAAGCCGCCAACATCGAAGAAGACCTCAAGCCTCTCCGCGACATGTACGAGCGTGAGAAGGGTCGCAGCCGCGAGATTCAGGACCAAAAGGTCAAGCTTGAGGGTCTCAAGAACAAGTTGGCGGAAGCTGAACGCATGCGTGATATTCAGACCGCCTCAGATCTGAAGTACTACGCCATTCCAGATGTTGAGACGCGTATTGCAGAGCTCGAGAGGCAGAAAGCTCAAGCTGACGCTGAGATGTGGTCACACCAGGACGGCGACGGGCACGCTCTCCTGAGCGACTCCGTCGGACCAGACCAGATCAACGAAATCGTTGCTCGATGGACTGGTATCCCGGTGACTCGGCTCAAAACAACCGAGAAGGAGAAGCTGCTCAACATGGAGCGCCACCTTAACAAGACTGTTGTTGGTCAGAAGGAGGCTGTTATCGCAGTCTCGAATGCTATTCGACTACAGCGCTCCGGACTTGCCAACCCCAACCAGCCACCCAGCTTCCTTTTCTGTGGTCCTTCCGGTACTGGTAAGACACTGCTCACTAAAGCTTTGGCTGAGTTCCTGTTCGACGATGCTAAGGCTATGATCCGATTCGACATGTCTGAGTACCAAGAGCGACACTCTCTGAGCAGGATGATCGGTGCGCCTCCAGGTTACGTTGGTCACGACGCGGGTGGTCAGCTGACCGAGTCT
This genomic window from Ascochyta rabiei chromosome 11, complete sequence contains:
- a CDS encoding Heat shock protein hsp98 yields the protein MTSFDAYTDRAAKALADSFELAKGYAHSQLTPLHLAVSLIDPPKDLANQVDIPPPPLFKQVLERANGDAQLFERALKKALVRLPSQDPPPERTSPSPKMAEILRNAEDLSRTQKDSFIAVDHLIQSLCKDAQVQRCLADANVPNAKQIDNAIQALRGTKRVDSKTADAEEDNENLKKFTIDMTSMAREGKIDPVIGREEEIRRVIRILTRRTKNNPVLIGEPGVGKTTVVEGLARRIVDADVPANLAACKLLSLDVGALVAGSKYRGEFEERMKGVLKEIEDSKEMIVLFVDEIHLLMGAGSSGEGGMDAANLLKPMLARGQLHCIGATTLAEYRKYIEKDAAFERRFQQVLVKEPSIPETISILRGLKEKYETHHGVTIMDGAIVAAATLAARYLTQRRLPDSAVDLVDEAAAAVRVTRESQPEALDNLERRHRQLQIEIHALAREKDEASIQRLKDARAEAANIEEDLKPLRDMYEREKGRSREIQDQKVKLEGLKNKLAEAERMRDIQTASDLKYYAIPDVETRIAELERQKAQADAEMWSHQDGDGHALLSDSVGPDQINEIVARWTGIPVTRLKTTEKEKLLNMERHLNKTVVGQKEAVIAVSNAIRLQRSGLANPNQPPSFLFCGPSGTGKTLLTKALAEFLFDDAKAMIRFDMSEYQERHSLSRMIGAPPGYVGHDAGGQLTESLRRKPFSILLFDEVEKAAKEVLTVLLQLMDDGRITDGQGRIIDAKNCIVVMTSNLGAEYLSRPNAPDGRIDPTTKELVMGALRNYFLPEFLNRISSTVIFNRLTKREIRKIVDVRLGEIQKRLAANGRNVRIEMSTEVRDYLGSAGYSPAYGARPLARLIEKEVLNRLAVLILRGAVKDGEVARVELDDGHIVVIPNHSDSEEDSEMYDESDAVAELEDDEGGMDLYD